The genomic DNA GCCCGGACTCAGGCCGCGCCCGACACCCGTCGCAACGCGGCCTCGATGAGCAGCACCAGCGTCTCCTGCACGTGGGTGCGGCGACGGGCGTCGCAGAGCACCACGGGGACGTTGGCTGGGACCGACAGCGCCTCGCGCACCTCGCGGGGATGGTGGGTGGCGACGCCGTCGAAGAGGTTCACGGCGACGACGAACGGCAGGCCGAGGTGCTCGAAGTAGTCGACGGCCGCGAAGCACTCCTGGAGCCGGCGGGTGTCGACGAGCACCACCGCGCCGACGGCGCCGCGCACCAGCTCGTCCCACAGGAACCAGAACCGGTCCTGGCCCGGGGTGCCGAAGAGGTACAGCACCATCTCCTCGTCGATGGTGATGCGGCCGAAGTCCATCGCCACCGTCGTGCCGCGCTTGGTGCCCGCGACGGGTCCCGGGTGGTCGAGGCCGAGGCTCTCGACGGTCATCTCGGCCTCGGTGCGCAGCGGCTCGATCTCCGAGATGGCGCCGACG from Acidimicrobiia bacterium includes the following:
- a CDS encoding ATP/GTP-binding protein, translating into VGAISEIEPLRTEAEMTVESLGLDHPGPVAGTKRGTTVAMDFGRITIDEEMVLYLFGTPGQDRFWFLWDELVRGAVGAVVLVDTRRLQECFAAVDYFEHLGLPFVVAVNLFDGVATHHPREVREALSVPANVPVVLCDARRRTHVQETLVLLIEAALRRVSGAA